GAGGTGACATGATAGATTATCCGTTCATTTTAGTACAATTAAGAGGCAGAAATAGCATTAGTAGCGAAGAAGGAAGCGTACATCTCTCTCAAATTCTGTAAACCAGTGAACACATTCCCAATCACACCAGATAGAGTATTATGGCTCAGATTTCTGCATGCAAAAGAGTATAGGTAAAGGATGAAGGACCGTTCAACAATAACACTACGAAAGTCAAAGATCTACTTACAAATGTCGGAGATTTCCCATGTAAGATAAAGTATGTGGAATGTTATGGCTTAAATGGTTGAATGCCATATTTCTACAAGAGAAAAGAATTTTACTGAATCTATTAACCGGAGTAACTGTCTACACGCCATTTTCAAATAGAAGGAGAGCTCTTTTAAGTACACAATAATCTATGAATGAAAAAGTAGAGTACACAACTTACATATGAGTTGCATTATGAGGCAAGCTATGGGGAATTTCACCCGTAAGTCTATTCGAGCTAACATCCCTAAATAAAGAATTGAATAGACATTAACACACAATAACTAGCAACAATAAAATTGTTCTATTgactaaaaaattaacttacaGTTGCTTCAAATTGTTGAGGTTGTTAAGCTGCCCTCCAAGATTCCCAGTGAGGTTTAAATCGCGGAGTTTACTACAGAAGAAGACAGTAGTCAGACAAGCACTTCGGTCAAAGAAGGAAACATAATATCAAGAATATGCTTATGGCGTCTAGTTCAAGGCAACATTATGTCATTACAGGTATATTACAGATGACCCGGAGCAAGATACTCCCGTCCATGATTCCACACAAGGATCACCACCATATTTTCTCCATCCTATAAGCTCATGTGGATAGTTCAAAGCACCGTACAGATCCTGAAGAGCTGCAACTGTGCATTACACATTATCCATCCATCATTAAcgagaaataaaataactagAAAGCCTTGAAATGATTCGCTCAAAAGTAATGCAAGGTGATGCATGTTAACATATAAACTAACGTTTAGTTAATGGCTGCAATTCTATGATCAGGAAGCCATAAGAAGATACCAAAAGaaactcaaccaaaaaaacCATGACCTATTCCAATCTTTTTCCTAATTCAAAAGCTTcaagaaactaaaaaacattggttgcattcaaacaaaaagatattaaGACTTACCATCCGGCCTGTTAGTGAACGCCCGAGCCAGCGAAGTGAGAATCATCGAATAGACTACGACACTAAAATACGTAAACGGACGCTGTTGCAGCATTTTTAAATCACGTCCAGTTTTGAAGGTTCTCTGTTTCCATGGAACAAAGAATCGAACACAAGCAAAATGTCAAGAACGTGGTAGTGTACAAGAAGACTACCACACCAAAAtctgaagtaaaaaaaatcacaaaaactaagaaatgaaagaatatacgAAGATAGAGTTGTTTTGCTAATCTTTCTCGGAAGCTAGAAGTCCGAAAGAAAATGCCGGCACTGAAAAAGTTGTTCAGAGGAAAGTTACGGCTTAGAAATGGTAccttctagagagagaaagcaaaAGGGGGCGATCTCGGCTGGTTCTCacagagagaaaatgaaacgGACAAGAGTGGAGTGTGAAAAACCCGCCAGCGTACTGCATCGCCGCGATGAAGACGACGGAGTTTTTGCAATGGCAGGAATTTGATGAGCTGGCGTCCACGTCGGCAAAACGGTTTAGCCGTTGGATAATGCAATAGTANtcctttttataaatatttatttttctatcttaattttttcacTAATTGtaacaaaagataaaaaagcTTAATTGTATGTTTACTAAGGTcagtaataaaataagtttctaaaatttattaaatttgtatttaatattttcttggatttgttaaatgtaaatgaaaatattttcgtcaaagattttaaaaataaaatgtatcaAAATTCGAAgctcaattaaataaaattgaaatatgagGAAATTTAATTCTGTAAatagaattttatattttaaaaaatctcaaaaaaagtaaagaaatataaaataaagaacaataaataaataaataaataaagactaaaattttaaattaaaacgtTCCTTTTATTGCTTGTGACAAGCAGTTGGCAATGCCAAAATCAGAGTAAACACAAGCACCATTGCAGTTCTCCATggtaaagtttcaaaatttcatggcAAACTCAAAGGAACCTTAGTCTTTGGATAAACCCAACTGGGGTAGTAATGTCTGTAACTGAACCCAATTATTCAAACCCTACTACTTAAAGGATGATCAAAGCGACCAATGCAGCTGGTGCTGCGTGGCGGAGTCGAACGCGCCCGAATGCCCGAGTTCCATGTATGGCCTCCTACCTTGATGAGAAACAAACTGGACATCACTGGTAAGACCATGATGATTCAATCCCAGATCAGATGGCAGGTCCAGGGAGCTGCTGCTAGTAGCAGCAGCCTCATTCCCCTTGAAGCCCCACGACACCGTCGAGAAGTGGTCGGCagctgcagcagcagcagcatgaGCTGATGCTGTTTGAGCCACGAGTGCGCCTTCAGCATTCAATAACGCGTTTACCTCTAGAGCCGATGTTTGGTTTGACAGAGGAGAGAGAGCACAGGATGAGTCGGTAACTTCATTTCCAGGACCTGCAGAAACTGGCAGGAAGAGTTCAGGTGAGCTGTTCTCGGAGTTGCTCTGCCAAGGATAGGGAATGTAGCTCCCCATGGCACTGATGTTTTGGCTTCCTGGAAGCCGTTCAGATGCTTTTCCTGTTAGCTTTGGGTATGCACTGAAGTCCATTAGAAAGCTTCCAACTCTGCTGCTGTTTTCTGTCATTGCAAGAAAGTAAACAAATGGTTAACATTTGCACAAAGCTAagttaataagaaaatttagaaaggtgaaggcaaatatctaaccAAAGATTGATGAAGAGAAGCGACCATAACGAGTGGACAATAGTGAACCAGGTGGAGGCTTCCTACGGCGCTCGTTATGACCAGCCAAACGCCTGCGACAGCTACGCTTTCCTTGATCAAACTCGGGGAGCTGATGAAATCTGGAAAATTAACGAATGAGCACTTTCCAACCTCTTGAAGTGAGAAGAAAGGTGTCAatatgtaacaactcaagcccaccacagGCAATATTGTACTCtctggactttcccttttaaaCTTCCactcgaggttttaaaatgtgtcggaatgttttgttcttctctccaaccgatgtgggatctcacaaaccaccctcttgggggccaacgtcctcactggcacaccgcccactatatggctctaatatcatttgtaacaacccaagccgaccactagcagatattatcctctttgggttttctcttctgggcttcccctcaaggttttaaaacacgtccactagaaagagatttccacacccttataaggaatgcttcgttcccatctccaaccgatgtgagatctcatatcagttggagataCTGTCCTACCCAAacctaaacccaccgctagctgatattatcctctttgagttttcccttccagtcttcctctcaagattttaaaatgtgtccattagggagagatttccacacccttataaggaatgcaccattcccttctccaaccaatgtaggatctcacaatccacccccttaggcgCTCAGCTTCCTCGCTAGCATAGAGTCCATCAGTCTACCTAGTTCAATGGACATAGAATCCATCAGTCTATCTGGTTCGATGCTTTGTGCCTAGGCACCAACTTTTGTCAATTGTTACCTAAGCCATTGGTATCACTTTAAATACACCATTAAAGATATTGATCTCATCTTTAAAGAACAGATCTTGAAGACAATAACTTCAGAATATCTAAGCTTATCTAAGGAGTCCAATCAAAATCCAACATCCAACACGTTTTTCAACATGAAATAGACGCCTATGTCTATCACAAATGTTCACTTTGACGGCTATCTCTATCTCAGAATAAAGGTGCATCCCATCAGCTGAAGAATATTATCAAACAGCTTCTTTTACTTTGACGTATATAGCTGGCCTCCAACTTCAACAGgtttttttgttactttactctgttttcattttgacCAATAGGAGGCAATTTAGATAGCCTCTTTGGACTTTAAGGGATTGAGTAGAATATCAAGCAGTTGCACAGAAAAGAATAAACAGTATCATGAGATGTAGGCCACTGTATTGACTGGTATCCCCACTCCACAATTGATATCAAGTTAAAAGGGGGAGAATTGACGAGAAGAAcggtaatagctcaagcccaccactaccATATATTGTCCCTACtaagcttctcctcaaggttttaaaacgcgtctgttagggagaggtttccacacccttataaggaatgcatcgtttccctctccaaccaatatgagatcccacaatccacctccttggagGCCTGCATTTTCGCTGGCAGACCGAtcggtgtctaactctaataccatatgtaacagctcaagcccactactagcagatttactagcagatattgtcttgtttgggctttctctcacggttttaaattgcgtctactagggagaggtttccacgctcttataagaatgtttcgttaccctctccaaccaatgcggGATCTCACCATAACAGAGCTATTTGGTTCCATAACCTTTCTGTAGGGTCTGATTGATTCAAAAACTAGAATCCGGATGTTTTATAAACGAATCAATCTGGATGAATCCAAgttaagaaacaagaaagcGACTCAAAACATGAGAgaaatctaatcaaatcaaatccacCAACTAATAAGAGAGATAGCTCCAGCATATGAACTCATCATGAGAATGATAGCAAAACCAAGAGCAAGAGAAAGCAGCTGACCTGCTACACTGCTGGCAAAACCTCTGCTCAATACCAGCAACAATGACCTTGGGGAATTTGGAGTGCATAGTACAAACCTTGTGTCTGGAATAGTAAGCCTTAGCATCACTTAGATCTACTTTACACCCTTCAACCTGACACCTAGGGGGCTGAGCCGCTTGAACAACCCCTCCCCCTCTAGGTTTCTTGGTGGGTGTTGATGCAATAACAGCAGAAGATGAGAAAGACCCACCGCCTGATTTGGGAAGCTCTCCAATACCCACATCTTCAAAGTAAATTTTGTGGCCAAACTTAAGGCCATTGAGTGATTCAGCCGATGAAATGGGAGGGGAGGAAGTGGTAGACCCACCAGACTCAGTCAAAGAACTGCAGTCCATTTCCATCAggacaataaagaaaaaccctCTAAATCTCATCCCCCATTGAGGCTCTCAGAAGAGGGGTCGCCATTATGAGAGCTCTCCTTGCTTGTTTTGACTGTgtgagaaaaagaaggagaaatggaaagaaagggACAGGAAGACAACCAAACACAGTGCTAGAGAgcaatggaaagaaagaaaaagaaaatggtgggACAGCAAAAAGCAGTAGAGACTGACATTCAATGGGCCATTGCCAGCAgaggtttttttctttgttgctTTTTTTGTCTCTCTTGGGTATCCTATGCTACAAGATCAGTGGAAGGAGGAGCAAGAAGAAAGCTCAAAATGAAAGAGATTTTACAGTGATGATGGGCTTTTGGTGCTCTGTAGCTGACGGCCTTGACTTTCTTTGCCAAAGCCTTTCActttttgtgttcttcattttggAATAAACCTCTCTTCCAATCTCCTCTTTGTTGGGGAATGGGGTATGTCAAACTCTCAAACACAATTGATTCTTGTTCTTTACAAGTTTCTctcccaaaaacaaaacaaactttGAATCTTTCCATTCAAGTTACaacttttatttcattttcgaaGTTTCTAGACTGTGTTGGAAAATTTATTATCGTTTTTATATCTAAAGTTCGTTCATTTAAGAGTTGGAAGACGCTCGAGTTAGCCAAAATCATCGTACATAACAATGGTGTTCTAAATAAGCTAAAATCTTGTTAAGTGTGTGATAAAAGAATgaatttgtaaacaaaaatttagtcAAACTACTTGAGTGGGCCAAAGCAAGATCACAATTATCAATATTACGTATTTTCACACCATgtcattatttatttgtttttcgaGAAGAGATGAAAATTATGTTCGATATCCAACGTCTCTATGATGCATGtgaaagagaataaaacatgttaGACTGACTCGTGTTGATTCGTGAGAAAAATCTTCACTTTTGAAAAGCAAAAAGTAGATTGCGTGAATACCTACTAATGCTAGATTGACTCGTATCAGACTATCGACTCATGCTAGTCAATTTATCGATTCATGCTAGAATAATGACTCGTATCATACCAACACGAATCAATCTAGTATGAGTTTTGTCACCATGTCGCACGAGAATATCAAAGGCATCAaatcttaatttgaatttCGAATTCTAACACATAAATCATTACATTGGCATTAATCTTAATTCTCAATAGCATTAATCTTAATTCGTATTaaataaccattttttaaGCACAAACATCAACACATTGGAAACTTacttaaccaaaaaaaaaaattaattaacttcgGAAACATGTTGTATGTTGCAAATTTTCATGCGCAATTGTTTGGTATAATCTATGTCAATggtgtttaatatttttctcgaacaataaaattcatattttcaaacttttctaCTGCGTTTCTAGAATTTTTGAGTATATAAATCCAAGCTCACTGACAGAATaagttttcatactcttataaaggatTTCCGTGATCTCATATTTGAAGTGAATATTATATATGAGTAGAATTTActgataatgaaaaaaataatgaaaaaattaattctataattttaagaGTTTAGAATTTAccgataaaaataaataaaagtggaagattaaaatggtaatttaacCTTAACGGTAAATTCATTTACCCATACgaacattttgttttaaccTAATAAAATTACATTGTGTATTCCATATGGGAGAAGTTTAGGGCTGTAGCGTTTATACCCACGACTCACACGCATCGCTAGGCTTCTTCTTATATCACTTCCGCGCACTTTCCTCTCCCGACTCTCTGCTCAGTTCAGCTCGCGCCTCTTCTTCCCTCTCGACTTGCGAAGGCCATTTGTCGAATCCCCATCGTTTGCTGGCGATGAAGCAAGAGTGATCGAAGTGTGCAACCATTCCACAATCAGCACGAGTTCTTCCATTACGATCAGATTCATTTCCCGTTTGGTATGGCTTTCGTATTCGTTTATTGTTCCATCTGCTGACAAACTAGCTCGACGTTCTTCCTCTGACCCATTTCAAAGATCAATTGCATTCAGATTATTAGCATAGTCAATTGAGTTTCTGGATTTGGACTCTTTTCTGTCAGCTACTCTGAGACATTGGTTAAAGTGCAGAAATACAAGGATATTTTGGATTATTTAGTACCTTAAATTTAGGAATTAATCCAGCAAATTGTTGATTGCAATGTGGATTGAGCTGCTGTCGTTTTGATTGTGttggtttcatttttttttgtacccTGGTTGAGGAAAATGTTGCCATCAATTCGCAGTTTCTCCTTTATGTTATATGAATCATAAAGTTTGAGAAATGATGTGATAGGAGATGAAATTGTGGATTTGCTGTAATAGGAAGTTTAGTGATGAAGTTCTCTTCTTTGTAATTTCTTATGTTGAATCTCTAGTTATCTGTTGGGTGACTAATTATCTTCAGTATTCAAAGATTACgttgtctttctttttggttttcaGGACTTCCGCAGTATTCTTTTTTATCATGGGTGGTTGGCAAAGATGTATTCGGTCCATGCTTGGCCATGTGCAGAAGAGAGTGGAATTGAGTTATAATGCAGCTGCCAACTCTAATTGTTATCGCTCGCAATCCACTCTTTCATATGGTCAGTGATACTTTCTTTTGGATGAGTGTATGAATCATATAAGACCTTCCAGCCCATTCAAGCATCAACATATCGTACATATAATAGAAACAGAAAATTATTTGCTAAGTTGTTCTACCTTGCAGAATCATTAAGCGTGAATATTGATTTGATGAAGTATGTAAGAACTATAACCTTTACAATCTGCCTTAAAGTTATTCTTAAAAGTTGAAAGTGGTGGAGAAAAGAAAGCAGAAAACTGTTTTCAAAACAGCTTCCAAATAACTCGATCAATTTGATTAGAGCTTTCTTTTGGGTTGTGTGGAACAAGaggaaacaaaggtttttgtGAACAATGAGGACAATGATCAACCCATAATATTACATTACTTAATAGCATTAATTACCCTAAACCTTATGATAGACTTGTTCATAACATTACTTGGCtatcttggtgtaaattgTCTTCTTTATTCAATCTTATAACTTGTTCCTCTTCTCCAATATGGAATCCGAAACGCGATTAAATAGGTTGCAATCCTGGTAATTTGTGTTTTTGAGAGGACTCCCTCTTCAAAATGTTCATCATATTATTTGTTCATTACAAAACTGTTTTGCATCTGACTAAAATCACTAGAACCACAGAATCTACAAAACTGAAGTTCCTGAGTTGAATCATTTTCTTATGCAGGGCAGTTGCCTTATTTACAGAGACTTTTGAAGCCATCCTCAACGGGCCTTACACAGCCTTACTATCGGTGTCTCCAACAGATGGTACACATACCAACCATACCATCCACTAAATctttatgataataattttgataaaacaCTTGtaatcattatattttctGAAACATGTCTTCACtgtattatcattttttttttccttttataggGAATTTCCAGTTCAAGGATGTTATTAGCAGATAAATCTGAGGAACCAATTTCATCTCCTCTGACTTCTGCTTTGGCTATAAGCAGTGGAAAAGATGGAGATACAGACCAGAAAGTAGTCTCTAAACCTTCCAAAGTCCAAGCTATATTAAAGGGAATCAAACAGGTGAAATCTTTAGATTCATTCTTGTTACTCACCAAAAGCTGAAgtaaaaagagatgaaagtCATAATGGAGTGAAACTtgccaatttttttaagtttgtgattttgtaattatagaacttgataaaatttgaattttttatgattttcaaTTCATACATCAAACTTATTAGATTTTAGGACAAAAACACTCTTGGTGT
This portion of the Cucurbita pepo subsp. pepo cultivar mu-cu-16 chromosome LG08, ASM280686v2, whole genome shotgun sequence genome encodes:
- the LOC111800894 gene encoding squamosa promoter-binding-like protein 9, which translates into the protein MRFRGFFFIVLMEMDCSSLTESGGSTTSSPPISSAESLNGLKFGHKIYFEDVGIGELPKSGGGSFSSSAVIASTPTKKPRGGGVVQAAQPPRCQVEGCKVDLSDAKAYYSRHKVCTMHSKFPKVIVAGIEQRFCQQCSRFHQLPEFDQGKRSCRRRLAGHNERRRKPPPGSLLSTRYGRFSSSIFENSSRVGSFLMDFSAYPKLTGKASERLPGSQNISAMGSYIPYPWQSNSENSSPELFLPVSAGPGNEVTDSSCALSPLSNQTSALEVNALLNAEGALVAQTASAHAAAAAAADHFSTVSWGFKGNEAAATSSSSLDLPSDLGLNHHGLTSDVQFVSHQGRRPYMELGHSGAFDSATQHQLHWSL